In the Campylobacteraceae bacterium genome, one interval contains:
- a CDS encoding TAXI family TRAP transporter solute-binding subunit gives MKSNFFKVSVPVILLIISLFYITSKFIEPPVKRELTIAAGSKNGTYYKMAMKYKELLKEQKVELRVLETKGSLENIQLLKEKKADLAFMQNGIDELKELKNISSLGNIYYEPLWVFYKAESFDVSYLIELMSKNISVGLNHSGTSNLALKLLDANGINETNSNIVYMNSQDSKQSLLKGDIDAMFVVSSQHSKIIKELLENPSINVLNIKRAKAYSRKYAFIEALDLYEGSLDLFSNIPNSNIKLLATTATLVTNNDVPHELIRIFLKQVKNQHTQKGLFQQENQFPDLLNINIDINEEAKQYLTYGDNFLEKIFPYWIASNIDRLKILLIPLITLGIPLLKGFFPLYIWSMRSKIYKWYKELKKYDSNLEESSIEELEEKLKLLNALKNEIQEETSVTSSFMGEYYNLILHIDLIDRKIRKRIKNKKLI, from the coding sequence GTGAAAAGTAACTTCTTTAAAGTATCTGTCCCCGTAATCTTATTAATCATATCTTTGTTTTACATCACAAGTAAATTTATAGAACCCCCTGTTAAAAGAGAACTGACTATTGCAGCAGGAAGCAAAAATGGAACCTATTATAAAATGGCTATGAAATATAAAGAACTCTTAAAAGAACAAAAAGTTGAACTTAGAGTTTTAGAGACAAAAGGATCTCTTGAAAATATTCAATTGCTTAAAGAGAAAAAAGCGGACCTAGCGTTTATGCAAAATGGTATTGATGAATTAAAAGAACTAAAGAATATTTCTTCTTTGGGTAATATCTATTATGAGCCTTTATGGGTTTTTTATAAAGCAGAAAGTTTTGATGTTTCTTATTTAATAGAACTTATGAGCAAAAACATTTCGGTAGGACTTAATCATTCTGGTACTAGTAATTTAGCTTTAAAACTCTTAGATGCTAATGGTATAAATGAAACAAACTCAAATATTGTCTATATGAATTCACAAGACTCAAAACAATCTCTTTTAAAAGGGGATATTGATGCAATGTTTGTAGTAAGCTCTCAGCACTCAAAAATTATAAAAGAGTTATTAGAAAATCCAAGTATTAATGTATTAAATATAAAACGAGCAAAAGCCTATAGTAGGAAATATGCTTTTATTGAAGCCCTAGATTTATATGAAGGATCATTAGATTTATTCTCAAACATTCCAAATTCTAATATCAAATTATTAGCTACAACGGCTACGTTAGTTACCAATAATGATGTACCCCATGAGCTTATTAGAATATTTTTAAAACAAGTAAAAAACCAACATACACAAAAAGGGCTTTTTCAACAAGAAAACCAATTCCCTGATTTATTAAATATAAATATAGATATTAATGAAGAAGCAAAACAATATCTCACCTATGGAGATAATTTTTTAGAAAAAATCTTTCCTTATTGGATTGCCTCTAATATTGATAGATTAAAGATTTTATTAATTCCTTTAATTACCTTGGGAATTCCTTTATTAAAAGGTTTTTTTCCTTTATATATCTGGTCTATGCGTTCAAAGATTTATAAATGGTATAAAGAACTTAAGAAATATGACAGTAATTTAGAAGAAAGTTCTATAGAAGAATTAGAGGAAAAATTAAAACTTTTGAATGCTCTTAAAAATGAGATACAAGAAGAAACCTCTGTTACCTCATCTTTTATGGGGGAGTATTATAACTTGATTTTGCATATAGACTTAATTGATAGGAAAATACGAAAACGCATCAAAAATAAGAAGCTTATTTAA
- the ribA gene encoding GTP cyclohydrolase II, giving the protein MEIKQSEIAKLPTKFGDFLIKAYNYNNQEHFVLMSKDYSKKENINVRIHSECLTGDIFSSLKCDCQNQLNQAIEFISKESGIIIYHRQEGRNIGLVNKINAYALQDKGRNTIEANLELGFKEDERDYFIIGYIFEDLDIKNINLITNNPKKISYVESLGININKILPSITKINQYNKEYLNTKKEHFGHFL; this is encoded by the coding sequence ATGGAAATCAAACAATCAGAAATAGCCAAACTACCCACTAAGTTTGGAGACTTTTTAATAAAAGCATATAATTATAATAATCAAGAACATTTTGTATTAATGAGCAAAGATTACAGTAAAAAGGAAAACATCAATGTAAGAATACACAGCGAATGTTTAACTGGAGATATTTTTTCTTCCCTTAAATGTGATTGCCAAAATCAATTAAACCAAGCCATAGAGTTTATTTCAAAAGAAAGTGGAATAATAATCTATCATAGACAAGAAGGAAGAAATATTGGTTTAGTAAATAAAATAAACGCTTATGCACTTCAAGATAAAGGACGCAATACAATTGAAGCAAATTTGGAACTTGGATTTAAAGAAGATGAAAGAGATTATTTTATTATTGGGTATATTTTTGAAGATTTAGACATAAAAAATATAAATTTGATTACCAATAATCCAAAAAAGATTTCTTATGTGGAATCCTTAGGAATTAATATAAATAAGATTCTTCCTTCGATTACAAAAATAAATCAATACAACAAAGAATACTTAAATACGAAAAAAGAACATTTTGGACATTTTTTGTAA
- a CDS encoding cyclic nucleotide-binding domain-containing protein: MEKYVNALLEDLNKTVQHHQGIFGVNESISTTSYLNLRIQIFDLIQIFSSLDQKFAKAELLLLFEDVVTILDYFDKFKLTSEVLINLYAKKPSTISGSYENFDQLYSKKFKILKMKVIGLINTKLYLLDIFIWKEASKSRSILFFLKQKNPILITSTKEFFKASKNKSKVRVTYNSLNKNVKTIYEPNILKYIKNLPNESDKNTNPLLQKLISSKDSIAFFKGMFDDDMKEIITDINFIKFKKHETILEEFDDSSEIYYLLSGVARVIVGSNALAVIEQGNIFGEFSSITGEKRKATIKANDDKVTVLRFKLNFDLYESIPYAFTQLFKNVIDSLILKLNNSNVHKIAAEEKMKGNIGRRINEATKHLKTENKAIKILKEAVK, from the coding sequence ATGGAAAAATATGTAAATGCTTTACTTGAAGATTTAAATAAAACAGTGCAACATCATCAAGGTATTTTTGGAGTAAATGAGAGTATTTCTACAACTTCTTATTTAAATCTAAGAATTCAGATTTTTGATTTAATTCAGATATTCTCTTCTTTAGATCAAAAATTTGCCAAAGCAGAACTTTTGTTATTGTTTGAAGATGTAGTTACTATTTTAGACTATTTTGATAAGTTTAAATTAACAAGTGAAGTTTTGATAAACTTGTACGCTAAAAAACCAAGTACCATCTCTGGCTCTTATGAAAACTTTGATCAACTCTATTCCAAAAAATTTAAAATCCTAAAAATGAAAGTAATTGGACTTATTAATACCAAACTGTATTTGTTAGATATTTTTATATGGAAAGAAGCTTCAAAATCACGTTCAATTTTATTCTTTTTAAAACAAAAAAATCCAATACTAATTACTTCCACTAAAGAGTTTTTTAAAGCTTCTAAAAATAAAAGTAAAGTCAGAGTTACGTACAACTCTTTAAATAAAAATGTTAAAACAATATACGAGCCTAATATTCTTAAGTATATTAAAAACTTACCCAATGAAAGTGATAAAAATACCAATCCTTTATTGCAAAAACTAATATCTTCAAAAGATTCTATTGCTTTTTTTAAAGGTATGTTTGATGATGATATGAAAGAGATTATTACAGATATTAATTTTATAAAATTTAAAAAACATGAAACTATTTTAGAAGAATTTGATGACAGCAGTGAGATATATTATTTGTTAAGTGGAGTTGCAAGAGTAATCGTTGGTTCGAATGCTTTAGCAGTAATTGAACAAGGTAATATTTTTGGTGAGTTCTCTTCAATTACAGGTGAAAAAAGAAAAGCCACAATTAAAGCAAATGATGACAAAGTGACTGTTTTACGCTTTAAATTAAACTTTGATTTATATGAGAGCATACCTTATGCTTTTACGCAGTTATTTAAAAATGTAATTGATTCCCTGATTTTAAAACTTAATAATTCTAATGTACATAAAATCGCAGCAGAAGAAAAAATGAAAGGCAATATTGGAAGAAGAATCAATGAAGCTACCAAACATTTAAAAACAGAAAATAAAGCGATTAAGATTCTAAAAGAAGCCGTTAAATAA
- a CDS encoding cyclic nucleotide-binding domain-containing protein: MQNYVDLLLKEMNETVLFHQNVFGIKDDLAVSSYLNIRDDIFCVFEIFSSLDKDFAKSEMRLLLQDALSIIEYFGSFTLTSDVTQNLYKKKPVSVNCAEEEFTKAYSKTFKELKMKVISLVNTKLYYLDLYIWNEAHKSSSINFYLRQKSEETINNTKTFFKTKVEKSLNTSYSAISKNTRVKYEDNFSSYLVSLVDTEETKENPLLLKLVAAKNSIAFFKNMPDNDIKKIVTNISFIKYKMHETIITQNDDSREIYYLLSGKTRVIVGTNTVSTLEKGSIFGEFSSITAERRSATVKAHDNNVTVIKFDFTFDKVDEIPKSFTTLYQNIINSLVNKITTSNKHKTQSERTMLTDINASINKAKGLLEKTNAEIKRNKKALSEV; the protein is encoded by the coding sequence ATGCAAAATTATGTGGATTTATTATTAAAAGAAATGAACGAAACAGTACTTTTTCATCAAAATGTTTTTGGAATTAAAGACGATTTAGCAGTCTCTTCGTATTTAAATATAAGAGATGATATTTTTTGTGTTTTTGAAATATTTTCTTCTTTGGATAAAGATTTTGCAAAAAGTGAAATGAGATTATTGCTTCAAGATGCTTTAAGTATTATTGAATATTTTGGGAGTTTTACTCTTACTTCTGATGTTACACAAAACCTTTATAAAAAGAAACCAGTAAGCGTAAATTGTGCAGAAGAAGAATTTACAAAAGCCTATTCAAAAACCTTTAAAGAATTAAAAATGAAGGTAATTTCTTTGGTAAATACAAAATTGTATTATTTGGATCTTTATATTTGGAATGAAGCACATAAATCAAGTTCTATAAACTTTTATCTAAGACAAAAAAGTGAAGAAACAATTAATAATACAAAAACTTTTTTTAAAACAAAAGTCGAAAAAAGCCTAAATACTAGCTATTCTGCGATAAGTAAAAATACAAGAGTTAAATATGAAGACAATTTCTCTTCATATCTTGTAAGTTTAGTAGATACAGAAGAAACAAAAGAAAATCCTTTATTGTTAAAACTTGTTGCTGCAAAAAATTCAATTGCTTTTTTTAAAAATATGCCAGACAATGACATAAAAAAAATTGTTACAAATATAAGTTTTATAAAATATAAAATGCATGAAACTATTATTACTCAAAATGATGACAGCAGAGAGATTTATTATTTATTAAGTGGAAAAACAAGAGTTATTGTAGGTACGAATACTGTTTCTACTTTGGAAAAAGGCAGTATTTTTGGTGAATTTTCTTCTATTACGGCTGAGCGAAGAAGTGCAACAGTAAAAGCCCATGATAATAATGTAACAGTAATTAAATTTGATTTTACTTTTGATAAAGTAGATGAAATTCCTAAGTCTTTTACTACTTTATACCAAAATATAATTAACTCATTGGTTAATAAAATTACAACATCTAATAAACATAAAACACAAAGTGAAAGAACGATGTTAACAGACATTAATGCAAGTATTAATAAAGCAAAAGGCTTACTTGAAAAAACCAATGCCGAAATAAAACGAAACAAAAAAGCATTGTCAGAAGTATAA
- the serS gene encoding serine--tRNA ligase, whose protein sequence is MIDIKLLQKDFDTVSAALIRKGVDAATLDNLKALTQDAKAKRMSMEEITAKQNQLSREFGRYKKEGLDIAPLQAEIATCKSSKQALEDEVRVLEEELISIALAIPNMPDDCVPNGESEDDNVVLETIGEKPSFSFEPKEHWDLGEQDGTLDFVRGVKLAKTRFVAMRGQAAKMERALINYMLDFNSKRGFEEWYVPFMANSNALQGTGQLPKFEDDLFKIEGEDLYLIPTAEVVLTNLYNDEILEEQELPMLLTSYTPCFRKEAGSAGRDTRGLIRQHQFDKVEMVAITTPSQSAEVFENMVACASDLLTSLGLSHQKVQLCTGDLGFSAATTIDLEVWLPGQNKYREISSISNTKEFQSRRAKIRYKDGKKNVLTHTLNGSSLAVGRTLVAIMENYQNEDGSISIPEVLKKYM, encoded by the coding sequence ATGATTGATATAAAATTATTACAAAAAGATTTTGATACAGTATCAGCAGCCCTTATTAGAAAAGGAGTAGATGCTGCTACTTTAGATAATTTAAAAGCACTGACTCAAGATGCAAAAGCTAAGCGAATGAGCATGGAAGAAATAACAGCAAAACAAAACCAACTTTCACGCGAGTTTGGACGATATAAAAAAGAGGGTTTAGATATAGCTCCTTTACAAGCAGAAATTGCTACTTGTAAAAGCTCGAAACAAGCTCTTGAAGATGAAGTTAGAGTATTAGAAGAAGAATTAATCTCAATTGCTTTAGCTATTCCTAATATGCCAGATGATTGTGTTCCAAATGGTGAAAGTGAAGATGATAATGTAGTTTTAGAAACTATTGGTGAAAAACCATCATTTTCTTTTGAACCAAAAGAACACTGGGATTTAGGTGAACAAGATGGAACCTTAGATTTTGTACGTGGTGTTAAATTGGCTAAAACAAGATTCGTAGCTATGCGTGGGCAGGCTGCTAAAATGGAGAGAGCTTTAATTAATTATATGCTTGATTTTAATTCAAAAAGAGGTTTTGAAGAATGGTACGTTCCTTTTATGGCAAATTCTAATGCACTTCAAGGTACAGGACAATTACCAAAATTTGAAGATGATTTATTTAAAATTGAGGGTGAAGATTTATATTTAATTCCAACAGCTGAGGTTGTTTTAACCAATCTTTATAATGACGAAATTTTAGAAGAGCAAGAATTACCAATGTTATTAACATCTTATACTCCTTGTTTTAGAAAAGAAGCAGGAAGTGCTGGAAGAGATACCAGAGGATTAATCCGACAACATCAATTTGATAAAGTTGAAATGGTTGCAATTACAACGCCTTCTCAAAGTGCTGAAGTTTTTGAAAACATGGTTGCTTGTGCCAGTGATTTATTAACTTCTTTAGGTCTTTCTCATCAAAAAGTACAGTTGTGTACAGGAGATTTAGGTTTTTCAGCTGCTACAACAATAGATTTAGAAGTATGGTTACCAGGTCAAAATAAATACAGAGAAATATCTTCTATTTCAAATACTAAAGAGTTCCAAAGCAGACGTGCAAAAATCAGATATAAAGATGGAAAGAAGAATGTATTAACTCATACCTTAAATGGTTCTTCTTTAGCAGTAGGACGAACGCTTGTTGCTATTATGGAAAACTATCAGAATGAGGATGGAAGTATTTCTATTCCAGAAGTATTAAAAAAATATATGTAA
- a CDS encoding TonB-dependent siderophore receptor, with protein MKKTNLNKLLCASILSLCTVNVLFAQSTKTDFTQEVTSYEESAYGELKGYVATKSSTGSKMDLDITDIPQSVSVITNDMIEDRNAKTIMNITSYTASIFQPYSENSEKRANYGNIRGVGSLYRSSFLDGLKLLYGGHLIPSINPYALERVEVLKGPSSVLYGASGVGGLLNLQSKKANTSNEKEVGISYGTHKNKSVFADVNHTINERVSVRLTSKFNKGDNALDKSSHNSYFFNPAIKYNINDTTSLDILLSTSKDEINGLGYGFSGTKQKINIFKNFSSAYSHVPGMAAQYAQIVNANLSSSMYVGLPDKENYDKKRKAVTLLLQKHINEDMKFSSSFNYTKMDGSNGYSVPNAAGLTALATDLSDLPLTFIQTKHKVDSIALDNSFQYKWDTKNTTNTSLFGLDIQKMNHEERNSTGVNYKFDVLNPDYSQRITDATTLSSNTDNSSTQIGFYAQNQMTINEKLILSLSLRYDKLKEEVDNNLTNTSKSYKHSKVSNRMGLTYKFDNGLAPYVSYSTSFEGNPGSATVSGKKFKPSIGKQYEAGLKFKPKNINAFYTLAVFETTQSDKITRDTSSTDASARIQEGGVKVKGIEFDAVFKPLENSNLVFSIAKLKGEEIDMPSSADNGRKLSNLPKLNASIWADYIFKNTSIGDLKLGTGIKYIGKSKLLDTNYFAAGTPQELYENPSYTLVDTVISTVYKDVKIALNINNLFNKEVNIANNAISSTETEGRTYNIALSFKF; from the coding sequence ATGAAAAAAACAAATTTAAATAAATTATTATGCGCAAGCATTTTAAGTTTATGTACGGTTAATGTACTTTTTGCTCAAAGTACAAAAACAGATTTTACGCAAGAAGTAACATCATATGAAGAAAGTGCCTATGGAGAACTAAAAGGTTATGTAGCTACAAAAAGTTCAACTGGCTCTAAAATGGATCTAGATATTACAGATATTCCTCAAAGTGTATCTGTTATTACAAATGATATGATTGAAGATAGAAATGCAAAAACTATTATGAATATCACGTCATATACCGCTTCAATATTTCAGCCCTACAGTGAAAATTCTGAAAAACGAGCTAACTACGGAAATATCAGAGGTGTTGGTTCACTATATCGATCATCATTTTTAGATGGTTTAAAATTATTGTATGGAGGACATTTAATACCTAGCATTAATCCTTATGCACTTGAAAGAGTTGAAGTATTAAAAGGTCCTTCTTCTGTATTATATGGAGCAAGTGGGGTTGGAGGATTATTAAACCTGCAAAGCAAAAAAGCAAATACTAGCAATGAAAAAGAAGTTGGTATTTCTTATGGTACACATAAAAACAAGTCTGTATTTGCAGATGTTAATCATACAATCAATGAAAGAGTTTCTGTAAGGTTAACTTCTAAATTTAATAAAGGAGATAATGCATTAGACAAGTCATCTCATAATTCCTATTTTTTTAACCCTGCAATTAAATACAACATCAATGATACGACAAGTTTAGATATTTTATTATCCACTTCAAAAGATGAAATTAATGGTTTAGGATATGGGTTTTCGGGGACAAAACAAAAGATAAATATATTCAAGAATTTTTCATCTGCATACTCACATGTCCCAGGAATGGCTGCACAATATGCGCAAATTGTTAATGCAAATCTTTCTAGTTCAATGTACGTAGGTTTACCAGATAAAGAAAACTATGATAAAAAAAGAAAAGCAGTCACGTTATTATTACAAAAGCACATCAATGAAGATATGAAATTTAGTTCTTCTTTTAATTATACTAAAATGGATGGGAGTAATGGATATTCTGTACCTAATGCAGCTGGATTAACTGCTCTTGCTACAGATTTATCTGATTTACCTTTAACATTCATTCAGACTAAACATAAAGTAGATAGCATTGCTTTAGATAATTCTTTCCAATATAAATGGGATACTAAAAATACAACGAACACTAGTTTATTTGGTCTAGATATTCAAAAAATGAATCATGAAGAAAGAAATTCTACAGGAGTTAATTATAAATTTGATGTTTTAAACCCAGATTATTCCCAAAGAATAACGGATGCAACAACTCTTTCTTCTAATACAGATAATTCAAGTACTCAAATTGGTTTTTATGCACAAAATCAAATGACAATCAATGAAAAATTAATTTTATCTTTGTCTTTACGATATGATAAATTAAAAGAAGAAGTAGATAATAATTTAACAAATACTTCAAAGTCGTATAAACATTCAAAAGTATCAAATAGAATGGGGCTTACGTACAAGTTTGATAATGGCCTAGCACCTTATGTTTCTTACTCCACCTCTTTTGAAGGTAACCCAGGTTCAGCAACAGTTTCTGGAAAAAAATTCAAACCCTCAATTGGAAAACAATATGAAGCAGGTCTTAAATTCAAACCAAAAAATATAAATGCTTTTTATACCCTTGCTGTATTTGAAACTACACAGTCTGATAAAATCACACGAGATACATCTAGTACCGATGCAAGTGCAAGAATTCAAGAAGGTGGAGTAAAAGTTAAAGGAATAGAATTTGATGCAGTTTTTAAGCCTCTTGAAAACTCCAATCTTGTTTTTTCAATTGCAAAATTAAAAGGAGAAGAAATTGATATGCCATCTTCTGCTGATAATGGTAGAAAGCTTTCTAACCTTCCTAAATTAAATGCTTCTATTTGGGCCGATTACATCTTTAAAAATACAAGTATTGGTGATTTAAAATTAGGAACTGGAATTAAATATATTGGAAAAAGCAAATTGTTAGATACTAATTATTTTGCTGCTGGAACTCCACAAGAATTATATGAAAACCCTTCTTATACACTTGTGGATACAGTAATATCAACGGTATACAAAGATGTGAAAATTGCTTTAAATATTAATAACTTATTTAACAAAGAAGTTAATATTGCAAACAATGCTATATCAAGTACAGAAACAGAAGGTAGAACATATAATATAGCCCTTTCTTTCAAGTTCTAA
- a CDS encoding RNA polymerase sigma factor, which produces MLAYYKELIYYVQRMVGDKDNAKDVVQEAYSRVIHVDNKTTISNKRAYLYKMVRNIVIDDVRKNKNIAKIAYEEEQFVIPSNEQPDELTVQDNTQQVLMSIVQNLPTRSKQAFIFHILEGYSRKEIALKMGINISTVDKHITHATLKIKKELEEQ; this is translated from the coding sequence ATGTTAGCGTATTATAAAGAACTTATTTATTATGTACAAAGAATGGTCGGAGATAAGGACAATGCAAAAGACGTTGTGCAAGAAGCCTATTCCAGAGTCATTCATGTTGATAATAAAACTACTATTTCTAATAAACGCGCTTATTTATATAAAATGGTTAGAAATATAGTTATTGATGATGTACGAAAAAACAAAAACATTGCTAAAATAGCCTATGAAGAAGAACAATTCGTAATTCCTAGCAATGAACAACCAGATGAGCTTACCGTTCAAGACAATACTCAGCAAGTATTAATGAGCATAGTACAAAACCTTCCTACACGTAGCAAACAAGCTTTTATTTTTCATATTTTAGAAGGTTACAGCAGAAAAGAAATTGCACTTAAAATGGGGATTAATATTAGTACAGTAGACAAACATATTACTCATGCTACACTTAAAATCAAAAAAGAATTAGAAGAACAATGA
- a CDS encoding FecR domain-containing protein, translating into MQTINEQASIWISKEQDGLNEQENKLFLKWLENCTHQEAYDSIINIRNVFKTLPSSCQNQLKFEAKKELRMTKILEKLKPLAFVAMFLLTVSFTIFQMTSSSNPLYSEEFVSEYTLNTVINLQDGSKIILDANSKIKVDFFKNTRKVAFLKGKAIFEVKKDITRPFIIDSNNVQIEVVGTKFEVTNIKNISAIQVKEGTVKVSRQISDNKYKILSLLTKGQNISINTKGEILTYGEIEPSEIATWQKGYIVFNKTSLKDALDEFSRYVDINVAYEDFELSKLPIAGKFSINEFDKFLSALPKIYPIKIKDLNKTITISNKIN; encoded by the coding sequence ATGCAAACAATAAACGAACAAGCCTCTATTTGGATTTCAAAAGAACAAGATGGTTTAAATGAGCAAGAGAATAAACTCTTCCTTAAGTGGTTAGAAAACTGCACTCATCAAGAAGCCTATGATTCTATTATAAATATAAGAAATGTTTTTAAAACCTTGCCTTCATCCTGTCAAAATCAATTAAAATTTGAAGCAAAAAAAGAACTAAGAATGACTAAGATATTAGAAAAACTGAAACCTTTGGCTTTTGTAGCTATGTTTTTATTGACTGTATCTTTTACAATATTTCAAATGACTTCATCTTCTAATCCTCTTTATTCAGAAGAATTTGTAAGTGAATATACTCTTAATACAGTAATTAATTTACAAGATGGTTCCAAAATAATACTTGATGCTAATTCAAAAATAAAAGTGGATTTTTTTAAAAATACTAGAAAAGTAGCATTTTTAAAAGGAAAAGCAATCTTTGAAGTAAAAAAAGACATTACTCGTCCTTTTATTATTGATTCTAATAATGTGCAAATTGAGGTAGTAGGAACAAAATTTGAAGTTACCAATATTAAAAATATCAGCGCCATTCAAGTAAAAGAAGGAACAGTAAAAGTTTCACGACAAATTTCTGATAATAAATACAAAATACTTTCTTTACTTACAAAGGGTCAAAATATCTCTATCAATACAAAAGGAGAAATTCTTACTTATGGTGAAATAGAACCAAGCGAAATTGCCACATGGCAAAAAGGGTATATAGTTTTTAATAAAACTTCTTTAAAAGATGCTTTAGATGAGTTTTCAAGATATGTAGATATAAATGTAGCATATGAAGATTTTGAACTATCAAAGCTTCCTATTGCAGGTAAATTCTCTATTAATGAATTTGATAAATTTTTAAGCGCACTTCCTAAAATTTACCCCATTAAAATTAAAGACTTGAATAAAACTATAACAATAAGCAATAAAATCAATTAA